A single region of the Streptomyces vilmorinianum genome encodes:
- a CDS encoding sigma-70 family RNA polymerase sigma factor — protein sequence MGVQNGTELVRAAQSGDLWAQDQLIAAYLPLVYNIVGRAMNGHHDVDDVVQDTMLRALDGLGGLRSPDSFRSWLVAIAMNRIRSHWQTQQSDFRTGGLDEARDLAQPGADFVDLTVVRLNLSGQRRETAEATRWMEPDDSALLSLWWLECAGELTRYEVADALGLSTQHTAVRVQRMKAQLEAARVVVRALSENPLCPTLRSEIAAWDGHPSALWRKRIARHARACAHCAGLWSGLVPAEGLLAGLLLVPPTALLLASVRESAGFGLAAASVAHPAPQDGLGGPYEPSGPYEPSGPYEQSGPYEQSGPREPTASYGAQSSGGPAVRGSRSARNARRRQRQRRRGRRRAVVAAGIAVVAVTGGSFYLITGPETDVEALDATRAAAPGAALPTTEPPTTVPATSATPSPSASPKPSKSPSATASRTPKPSPTKTAAPRTSSPAPRPKPTATTAGSGADSTAQQVIDLVNSERAKEGCGALSENSLLTKAAQGHSDDMAARNFFDHTNPDGDGPGERVTAVGYRWSTYGENIAKGQSTAEQVMDSWMNSPGHRANILNCSFKEIGIGIHTAGGPYWTQVFGAQ from the coding sequence ATGGGCGTACAGAACGGTACGGAACTGGTCAGGGCGGCGCAGAGCGGAGACCTGTGGGCGCAGGACCAGCTCATCGCCGCCTATCTGCCCCTCGTCTACAACATCGTGGGCCGGGCGATGAACGGCCACCACGACGTCGACGACGTCGTGCAGGACACGATGCTGCGGGCGCTCGACGGGCTCGGCGGCCTGCGCTCCCCGGACAGCTTCCGGTCGTGGCTGGTGGCCATCGCCATGAACCGCATCCGCAGCCACTGGCAGACGCAGCAGTCCGACTTCCGCACCGGCGGCCTCGACGAGGCCCGCGACCTGGCCCAACCGGGCGCCGACTTCGTGGACCTCACCGTCGTCCGGCTGAACCTCTCCGGTCAGCGGCGCGAGACCGCCGAGGCGACCCGCTGGATGGAGCCGGACGACAGCGCCCTGTTGTCCCTGTGGTGGCTGGAGTGCGCGGGCGAGCTGACCCGGTACGAGGTGGCGGACGCCCTCGGGCTCTCCACCCAGCACACCGCGGTCCGGGTGCAGCGGATGAAGGCACAGCTGGAGGCCGCCCGGGTCGTCGTACGGGCCCTGTCGGAGAACCCGCTCTGCCCCACCCTGCGGTCCGAGATCGCGGCATGGGACGGTCACCCCTCCGCGCTGTGGCGCAAGCGAATAGCCCGGCATGCCCGCGCCTGCGCGCACTGCGCGGGTCTGTGGAGCGGCCTCGTCCCGGCCGAGGGGCTGCTCGCCGGACTGCTGCTCGTGCCCCCGACGGCGCTGCTGCTCGCGAGCGTCAGGGAGAGCGCCGGCTTCGGTCTCGCCGCCGCGTCCGTCGCCCACCCCGCGCCCCAGGACGGGCTCGGCGGACCGTACGAGCCGAGCGGCCCGTACGAGCCGAGCGGCCCGTACGAGCAGAGTGGACCGTACGAGCAGAGTGGACCGCGCGAGCCCACCGCGTCGTACGGAGCCCAGAGCTCCGGCGGGCCCGCGGTCCGAGGCTCCCGCAGCGCCCGCAACGCTCGCCGCCGCCAGCGGCAGCGCAGGCGCGGACGCCGCCGCGCCGTCGTCGCCGCGGGCATAGCCGTGGTGGCGGTCACCGGTGGGTCCTTCTACCTGATCACCGGCCCCGAGACGGACGTCGAGGCCCTGGACGCGACACGCGCCGCGGCTCCCGGTGCCGCCCTGCCCACCACCGAGCCCCCCACCACCGTCCCGGCCACCTCGGCCACCCCCTCGCCGTCCGCGTCACCGAAGCCCAGCAAGAGCCCCTCCGCCACCGCGAGCCGCACCCCCAAACCCTCGCCCACCAAGACGGCCGCCCCCCGCACCTCGTCGCCGGCGCCCCGGCCGAAGCCCACGGCCACGACCGCCGGTTCCGGTGCGGACTCCACCGCCCAGCAGGTGATCGATCTGGTCAACTCCGAGCGGGCCAAGGAGGGGTGCGGGGCGCTGAGCGAGAACTCCCTGCTGACCAAGGCCGCTCAGGGGCACTCCGACGACATGGCGGCGCGGAACTTCTTCGACCACACCAACCCCGACGGCGACGGCCCGGGCGAGCGCGTCACCGCGGTCGGATACCGCTGGTCGACCTACGGCGAGAACATCGCGAAGGGCCAGAGCACCGCGGAGCAGGTGATGGACTCCTGGATGAACAGCCCGGGCCACCGCGCGAACATCCTGAACTGCTCCTTCAAGGAGATCGGGATCGGCATCCACACCGCCGGCGGCCCCTACTGGACCCAGGTCTTCGGCGCGCAGTGA
- a CDS encoding SCO5918 family protein: MRCVIARFPFELTKSGVLETMKGVKPGMVTGPSVTIGRRRYPVKQVGEVITRQDPRDFTAGEVTRAMALLGFTCHDLPPATPGRGLSPLQAASAQLGTPVTEGAVEAA, translated from the coding sequence ATGCGCTGTGTCATCGCCCGCTTTCCGTTCGAACTGACGAAGAGCGGGGTGCTGGAAACGATGAAGGGCGTCAAGCCCGGAATGGTCACGGGCCCCTCCGTGACCATCGGCCGTCGCCGCTACCCCGTCAAGCAGGTGGGCGAGGTCATCACCCGGCAGGACCCCCGCGACTTCACCGCGGGTGAGGTCACCAGGGCCATGGCCCTCCTCGGCTTCACCTGTCACGATCTGCCCCCGGCGACGCCCGGGCGGGGCCTCAGCCCCCTGCAGGCGGCCTCGGCGCAACTCGGTACGCCCGTGACCGAAGGGGCCGTGGAGGCCGCGTAA
- a CDS encoding CBS domain-containing protein, with product MHSRTAELRTVLTVSDTMDTSAPRVCDDMTVEVALSVMASARAGHLLVSDGDGRCTGLITQAQLTRVRDGSAYTDRVRLREIAGPDGPFTSPVTAAGEAEHLMRGRQVRALPVVDEDGRAVGVFALSC from the coding sequence ATGCACTCCCGCACAGCGGAACTCCGCACGGTCCTGACCGTCTCCGACACGATGGACACCTCCGCCCCGCGGGTCTGCGACGACATGACCGTGGAAGTGGCCCTGTCCGTCATGGCCAGTGCCCGAGCCGGGCATCTCCTCGTCTCGGACGGCGACGGCCGGTGTACGGGCCTGATCACCCAGGCGCAGCTCACCCGGGTACGCGACGGCTCCGCGTACACCGATCGGGTGCGCCTGCGCGAGATCGCCGGCCCGGACGGGCCGTTCACCTCGCCCGTCACCGCGGCAGGAGAGGCGGAGCACCTGATGCGGGGTCGGCAGGTGCGGGCCCTGCCCGTCGTCGACGAGGACGGCCGTGCCGTGGGCGTCTTCGCCCTCTCGTGCTGA
- a CDS encoding MerR family transcriptional regulator, whose translation MPADTPLSDRLDDDDYPAYTMGRAAEMLGTTPGFLRAIGEARLITPLRSEGGHRRYSRYQLRIAARARELVDQGTPVEAACRIIILEDQLEEAQRINAEYRRAAGESEQSRQQKPQ comes from the coding sequence ATGCCAGCAGACACTCCGCTCAGCGATCGCCTGGACGACGACGACTACCCCGCGTACACCATGGGCCGGGCCGCCGAGATGCTCGGTACGACCCCCGGATTCCTCCGGGCCATCGGTGAGGCCCGTCTGATCACCCCGCTCCGTTCGGAGGGCGGGCACCGGCGCTACTCGCGCTACCAGCTGCGGATCGCCGCACGCGCGCGTGAGCTGGTCGACCAGGGCACGCCCGTCGAGGCCGCCTGCCGGATCATCATCCTGGAGGACCAGCTCGAGGAGGCCCAGCGCATCAACGCCGAGTACCGCAGGGCCGCGGGCGAGTCGGAGCAGTCGCGGCAGCAGAAGCCCCAGTAG
- a CDS encoding beta-glucanase, giving the protein MPAQARRFGTPVFTADFASTEQWVAGRSWAYPNGGPINPDDNKLDHLVEDPSYSRTGVFRATRRPDGRWNAGLLTTEGSAEGFLVRAGDTLEARVRLPVENGAWPAIWTWLDGGQEIDVFEYHPDNPDLLELSNRVRGGHLYYRHPSIRPGAWVDLRVELGARSVVWWVNGEQAFADRRGVGRTWRAHLIVNLSVCAGRYHPAPDPAATEMSYEVTELRVYRG; this is encoded by the coding sequence CTGCCCGCGCAGGCGAGGCGCTTCGGGACCCCGGTCTTCACCGCCGACTTCGCCTCGACCGAGCAGTGGGTCGCGGGCAGATCCTGGGCGTATCCGAACGGCGGGCCGATCAACCCGGACGACAACAAGCTCGACCACCTCGTGGAGGACCCCTCGTACAGCCGCACGGGGGTCTTCCGCGCGACGCGCCGGCCCGACGGCCGGTGGAACGCCGGGCTGCTGACGACGGAGGGCAGCGCGGAAGGCTTCCTGGTCCGCGCCGGTGACACGCTCGAAGCCCGCGTACGCCTGCCGGTGGAGAACGGCGCGTGGCCGGCGATCTGGACGTGGCTGGACGGCGGGCAGGAGATCGACGTCTTCGAGTACCACCCCGACAATCCCGATCTGCTGGAACTCTCCAATCGCGTCAGGGGAGGCCATCTCTACTACCGGCACCCGTCGATCCGGCCGGGGGCGTGGGTGGACCTCCGAGTCGAGTTGGGCGCGAGGTCGGTGGTGTGGTGGGTCAACGGCGAGCAGGCCTTCGCCGACCGCCGGGGCGTGGGCCGCACCTGGCGGGCGCACCTGATCGTGAACCTGTCCGTCTGTGCCGGGAGATACCACCCCGCGCCCGATCCGGCGGCGACGGAGATGTCGTACGAGGTGACGGAGCTGCGGGTGTACCGGGGATGA